CCGCGATCCAATTCAAAGGTTGTCCGGGACCTGAGGATCGTGACGGGGAACGGCTATCGGCTGAACGTGCCGCACCGAACGGGCTTAAATCAACACACATGGTGCGCCGAGCGGTGCACCATCATCTGATTCGATCGAGAGTATTGTGCGGAGTTCGTGGCAGCAAGATGAGTGCTGACGACGTCGAGCACGTCGAGACGGAATCTCTGATCGAGGTGGTCGTGCTTCGCAGGGACGTGCGCGCTGGCTTCGGTCACAAGATAGTCGTCAAGGCGTTGACGAAACGCTGCGTGCTGATGTCGCGCAGCGACGGCTATCCGTATCGACAGAAATACATCCGCCGCCATGGAAAATTCATGGTGTGCCGCGTTCGTCCGTCGATCTTCACGCTCGAACTGTGAACCGCGCCACCGCCTGCGGGAGGGCGGCGGCGGGCATTCCTTTGCGCGCGATTTCGTGCCTACGCATCAAAATAACCTGGGGCAGTGCGCACCAGATGGAACCGGGCGGCGCACACTTTGGTTGCCTGCACCTACAGGCCGGCGTTGTACAGTAGCTCAGAGGGAAGAAGTTGCAATGCGCGCGCAATGCGAACGATATTCATGATGGTAACGTTCCGTTCACCGCGTTCAATCTTGCCCATGTGCGAGCGGTCGATCTCTGCAAAATCAGCCAACGCCTCTTGCGACATCACCAATTCCTTCCGACGAGCACGAATCGCCGCGCCGAGCGACACAAGGTTCCCGTCCTTATCAAGTTTTCCCGAGATTCTTGGCATGCCTTGAATCGTCGCGCTATGGTGCATTCAAGGACACGGCATTTACGGCCCTTTTTCAGTTCGTCATGTCGCCTAGCTGCCA
The nucleotide sequence above comes from Burkholderia thailandensis E264. Encoded proteins:
- a CDS encoding helix-turn-helix domain-containing protein; the encoded protein is MPRISGKLDKDGNLVSLGAAIRARRKELVMSQEALADFAEIDRSHMGKIERGERNVTIMNIVRIARALQLLPSELLYNAGL